A genomic segment from Garra rufa chromosome 5, GarRuf1.0, whole genome shotgun sequence encodes:
- the gnaq gene encoding guanine nucleotide-binding protein G(q) subunit alpha, with translation MTLDTIMACCLTEEAKEARRINDEIERQLRRDKKDARRELKLLLLGTGESGKSTFIKQMRIIHGSGYSEEDRRGFTKLVYQNIFTSLQAMIRAMDTLQIHYKYEHNTTNANIVREVDVEKVFLFVNPYVDAIRSLWNDPGIQECYDRRREYQLSDSTKYYLNSLDRIANPSYVPTQQDVLRVRVPTTGIIEYPFDLQSVIFRMVDVGGQRSERRKWIHCFENVTSIMFLVALSEYDQVLVESDNENRMEESKALFRTIITYPWFQNSSVILFLNKKDLLEEKIMFSHLVDYFPEYDGPQRDAQAAREFILKMFVDLNPDSEKIIYSHFTCATDTENIRFVFAAVKDTILQLTLKEYNLV, from the exons ATGACGCTGGACACCATCATGGCGTGCTGCCTCACCGAGGAGGCGAAAGAAGCGCGACGGATCAACGATGAGATCGAGCGGCAGCTCCGCCGTGACAAGAAAGACGCTCGGCGGGAGCTCAAACTACTTCTGCTGG GGACTGGAGAGAGTGGGAAAAGCACCTTTATTAAAcagatgagaatcattcatggCTCAGGCTATTCAGAAGAGGACAGGAGAGGCTTTACCAAGCTGGTCTACCAAAACATCTTTACATCATTGCAGGCCATGATACGAGCAATGGATACTCTTCAGATCCACTACAAATATGAACATAATACG accAATGCAAACATTGTCAGAGAAGTAGATGTAGAGAAGGTCTTCTTGTTCGTCAACCCATATGTAGATGCCATCAGGAGTTTATGGAATGATCCAGGAATTCAGGAGTGTTATGACCGGAGAAGAGAATACCAGCTCTCAGATTCTACAAAATA TTATCTAAATTCACTGGATCGCATTGCCAACCCTTCCTATGTTCCTACCCAGCAAGATGTGCTCAGGGTCAGAGTGCCCACAACAGGGATCATTGAATACCCCTTTGACCTACAGAGTGTCATATTCAG GATGGTAGATGTAGGGGGCCAGCGGTCAGAAAGGCGGAAGTGGATCCACTGCTTCGAAAACGTCACCTCCATCATGTTCCTGGTAGCACTCAGTGAATATGACCAAGTTCTCGTCGAGTCTGACAATGAG AATCGAATGGAGGAAAGCAAAGCATTGTTTAGGACGATAATAACATACCCCTGGTTTCAGAATTCATCAGTTATTCTTTTTCTGAACAAGAAGGACcttttggaggagaaaataatgtTTTCACACCTTGTAGATTACTTTCCTGAATATGATG GACCTCAGAGAGACGCTCAAGCTGCACGGGAATTCATCCTGAAGATGTTTGTCGACCTGAATCCAGACTCAGAAAAAATTATTTACTCTCATTTCACCTGCGCCACTGACACAGAAAACATTCGATTCGTGTTCGCCGCTGTCAAGGACACCATCTTGCAGCTCACACTGAAGGAATACAATCTAGTCTGA